The genomic segment TTCGACGGCGGGCAGGGGATGTTGCGGGCCAGGGTCTGCGCCCGCCCGCTCGCCTCCACCTTCGTCACGCTGTAGAACTGCTTGCGGTTCCAGTTCTCGCTGTCGAGCGAGTCGATCGGACCGGTGTTGTAGAGGAACGTGTTCTCGTTCGTGATCTTCGTTTCGAAGCGGAACTGGTAGGTCAGGTTGGGATGACCGTCACCGTCCGTGTCGATGTGGATCTCATAGAGCACGTCGTCGCCGAACTCGAAGAAGTTCGGCCCACCGGACGGCAGCTGGAACGGCAGGTAGTTGGCGATCAGCGTGACCGTGTCGGGACGGTCCGGGCTGACGAAGGCGTACAGATCGGTGCTGTCGGCGACCGGGTCCTTGGATATCTCCGGTGCCTCGCGGTGCGAAGACATGGCGAACCTACCTCACAAGACTAGGAAGAACTGGGCTCAGCGCTTGCGGGCGGCCGCCTTCTGCAGGCGGGCCGCCAGGTCGCGGTCCTTCACCTCGATGCGGGCCTCACCGACGAAGATGTCCAGAGTGCCCGAGGCCGCGTCCCGCAGGTGCACCACGATGGGCTGGCCGTCCCCGGCGCCCCCGCCGCCGACCAGGCCGTCGGTGGCGAACGACAGGCCGGTCACGCCGACCGCGGCGGCGCCGACCCCGGCGCTCGCGGCGATGGTCAGTACCTGCCGGCGGGAGACCTTGGGTCGCGACCGACCCCGGTACTCGCTTCTCATGGGCAGCCTTTCCCGTGGGACGGCGAAGCCGTCCCACTCTGTCGTGAAGGGACTCCGACCGCCGCGGTCCTGGGCCCGGTCCGTGGTCGGTACTGGTCTATACGCACGACACCACGGGGTGGTTCGCCGGCCGGCGAGAAACGCTCAGGACCGACCCGGGCCGCCGGCTACCACGCCGACCGGCTCAACCCAGATGGCCGTACGCGGTGGTCCGCCGCCGGGCCGGCCGCCCGGCCGCCGCCGCCAGCTCGCGGAGCTGCTCCTCGGTCCGCGCGGAGCCGTTCTCCGAGCCGGCCATCCGGGAGATGGTCTCCTCCATCAGGGTGCCGCCCAGGTCGTTGCAGCCGCCGCGCAGCATCTGGACGGTGCCCTCGTCACCGAGCTTCACCCAGGAGCACTGGATGTTGTCGATCCGGCCGAACAGCAGCAGCCGGGCCATCGCGTGCACCACCCGGTTCTCCCGCCAGGTCGGGCCGGGCCGGGCGATGCCGGCCAGGTAGATCGGCGCGTTGGTGTGCACGAACGGCAACGCCACGAACTCGGTGAACCCGCCGGTGCGGTCCTGGATGCCGGCCAGCACCCGGAAGTGGCCGAGCCACTGGCGCGGATGGTCGACGTGGCCGTACATCATCGTGGAGCTGGACCGGATGCCCAGCTCGTGCGCCGTGCTCACCACCTCGACCCAGGCGGCGGCCGGCAGTTTGCCCTTGGTCAGCACCCACCGCACCTCGTCGTCGAGGATCTCCGCCGCGGTGCCCGGAATGGTGTCCAGGCCGGCGTCGCGCAGCAGGGTCAGCCAGTCGCGCACCCCGACCCCGGCCTTCGCCGCCGCGGTGACGATCTCCATCGGCGAGAAGGCATGCACGTGCATGCCCGGCACCCGGGCCTTCACCGCGCGCACCAGATCCGCGTACGCCGTCACCGGCAGCTTCGGGTCGATGCCGCCCTGCATGCAGACCTCGGTGGCGCCCGCCTGCCACGCCTGCTCGGCCCGGTCGGCGACCTGCTCGACGGAGAGCCGGAACGCGTCGGCGTCCCGCTCCCGCTGGGCGAAGGCGCAGAACCGGCAGCCCACGTAGCAGACGTTGCTGAAGTTGATGTTGCGGTTCACCACGTACGTGATGTCGTCGCCCACCGCCGCGCGACGGGCGTCGTCGGCGAGCCGGCAGAGCTCGTCCAGCGCCGCGCCGTCGGCCGCGAAGAGCGCCAACGCGGCGGCCTCGTGGCGGGGCTCCAGCAACGCGGCCGGATCGTCGGCCGCCAGCCGCAGCCCGGCCAGCAGGTCACTGCCGGGCGCCGGGCCGGGGCGCCCACCGGACCCACCGCCGGGTCCGGGTCCCGAGACGCCGCCGGGCCCGGCTCCGACCGACCCCGACCCGCCCCCGTCGGCCGGGGCAGTTGTCGGGGCGTCGGTCGGGAGCCGGGTGGCCAGTTCCGCCCAGTCGCCGTACACGCTGTCGAAGTCGCCCCGGCGGTCCGTGGTGCGGCCGGTGGTGTCGATGGTCTCGTGCAGGTCCGTCCGGCCGCCCGGCACGAACGCCTCGTCCGGCTCCTGCCACGGCCGGCCGACCGCGATCGCGCTCTCGACGGCCAGCCCGGTCGCCGGATCGGCCAGCGCCGCCAGGTGCGGGGCGAGGCGCGGATCGAGCCACGGATCGGGGCGCCGGACGTACTCGGGATAGACCGTCAGCCGTTCCCGCAGCGTGAAGCCGGCCGCCGAAGAACGGCTGGCCAGATCGTCGAGCGCCGGCCACGGGCGCTCCGGGTTCACGTGGTCCGGGGTGACCGGGGAGACCCCGCCCCAGTCGTCGATGCCGGCGGACAGCAGGAGGTCGTACTCGCCGGCGATCAGGTTCGGCGGGGCCTGCACCCGGGCCCGGGGGCCGAGCAGGATCCGGGTCACCGCCACCGTGGCGGCCAGGTCGTGCAGCTCCGCGTCGGGCATCTGGCGCATCGCGGTGTCCGGCTTGGCGCGGAAGTTCTGCACGATGACTTCCTGGATGTGGCCGTACTCCCGGTGGGCCCGCCGGATCGCGAAGATCGAGTCGACCCGTTCGGCCGGGGTCTCCCCGATGCCGATCAGGATGCCGGTGGTGAACGGCACGTTCACCCGGCCCGCGTCGTCGAGGACCCGCAGCCGGACCGCCGGCTCCTTGTCCGGCGAACCGTGGTGCGGCCCGCCCGGCTCCGACCAGAGCCGGGTCGCGGTGGTCTCCAGCATCATGCCCATGCTCGGCGCCACCGGCTTGAGCCGCTGCAACTCCGCCCAGCTCAGCACCCCCGGGTTCAGGTGCGGAAGCAGGCCGGTCTCCTCCAGCACCGCCACCGCACTGGCCCGCAGATAGTCCACCGTGGACTCGTAGCCGCGCTCGTCGAGCCACTGCCGGGCCGCCGGCCAGCGCCGCTCCGGCCGGTCCCCCAGCGTGAAGAGCGCCTCCTTGCAGCCCTGCGCCGCGCCCGCGCGGGCGATCGCCAGAACCTCGTCCCGGTCCAGGTAGGCGGCCGGCAGCCGATGCGGCACGGTGGCGAAGGTGCAGTAGTGGCAGCGGTCCTGGCAGAGCCGGGTGAGCGGGATGAAGACCTTCTTGGAGAAGGTGACCACCCCCGGCCGGCCCGCCTCCCGCAGCCCGGCGTCGCGGACCGAGCCCGCGATGGCGAGCAGCTCCCCGAGCAGCTCGCCGCGGGCGGCGAGCAGGGCAACCGCCTCGTCGGCGTCGAGCGCCCGGCCGTCCGCGGCCCGGCGCAGGGCGCGGCGGATGCTCGCGGTGGTCGGCGGGGTCTCGATGCGATCAGCCACCTGTGCAGCCTAGGCCGTAGCGCGGTCCTTACCGCGTGGCCCCGCTCACACGATCGAACGGAGCCGAGGCGGCGCGCCGGGGCGGGACCGGGCCGGGTGGCCACGGTTCCGCCCCGGGGCCGATCAGCGCTGGTGCGGCTCGGTCGGGTCGTCGCCGATCTCGGGGGCCGGCGGTCGGCCGCCGGCGGACGGCTGCTGGCTGGC from the Solwaraspora sp. WMMD1047 genome contains:
- a CDS encoding bifunctional FO biosynthesis protein CofGH produces the protein MADRIETPPTTASIRRALRRAADGRALDADEAVALLAARGELLGELLAIAGSVRDAGLREAGRPGVVTFSKKVFIPLTRLCQDRCHYCTFATVPHRLPAAYLDRDEVLAIARAGAAQGCKEALFTLGDRPERRWPAARQWLDERGYESTVDYLRASAVAVLEETGLLPHLNPGVLSWAELQRLKPVAPSMGMMLETTATRLWSEPGGPHHGSPDKEPAVRLRVLDDAGRVNVPFTTGILIGIGETPAERVDSIFAIRRAHREYGHIQEVIVQNFRAKPDTAMRQMPDAELHDLAATVAVTRILLGPRARVQAPPNLIAGEYDLLLSAGIDDWGGVSPVTPDHVNPERPWPALDDLASRSSAAGFTLRERLTVYPEYVRRPDPWLDPRLAPHLAALADPATGLAVESAIAVGRPWQEPDEAFVPGGRTDLHETIDTTGRTTDRRGDFDSVYGDWAELATRLPTDAPTTAPADGGGSGSVGAGPGGVSGPGPGGGSGGRPGPAPGSDLLAGLRLAADDPAALLEPRHEAAALALFAADGAALDELCRLADDARRAAVGDDITYVVNRNINFSNVCYVGCRFCAFAQRERDADAFRLSVEQVADRAEQAWQAGATEVCMQGGIDPKLPVTAYADLVRAVKARVPGMHVHAFSPMEIVTAAAKAGVGVRDWLTLLRDAGLDTIPGTAAEILDDEVRWVLTKGKLPAAAWVEVVSTAHELGIRSSSTMMYGHVDHPRQWLGHFRVLAGIQDRTGGFTEFVALPFVHTNAPIYLAGIARPGPTWRENRVVHAMARLLLFGRIDNIQCSWVKLGDEGTVQMLRGGCNDLGGTLMEETISRMAGSENGSARTEEQLRELAAAAGRPARRRTTAYGHLG